The Mercurialis annua linkage group LG2, ddMerAnnu1.2, whole genome shotgun sequence genome contains a region encoding:
- the LOC126667567 gene encoding uncharacterized protein LOC126667567 — protein MEGIEVDNLPAMSTTDDFCESILSRFSNSPQEEHQRLCAVIGAMSQELKDQNLPSTTPLAYFGAACSSIDRLLSSASSSLDPHVIDSFITIISLSLPKVSVPLLNKKREYLSDILIRVIQLKSLTISAIVSALKCISHMLIIKDTVNWSDVSQLFNLLLGFIYDSRPKVRKQANICTRDVLQSFHGTSLLAPASEVITNTFERFLLLAGGSSSENANNETDHGRGGAQEVLHILDTFKECLPLMSTKCKTTILKYFKTLLELRQPVVTRRITDGLNVICLHSNSDVNAEVLLEILCSLAMLISSNETSVDNMSFTARLLDVGMRKVYNLNRQICVVKLPLVFSTLKDILASEHEEAAFAAMEALKSLINNCIDESLIKQGIDQIMTNKNIEPRKSGPTVIEKVCATLESLLDYHFSAVWDLVFQIVSTMFDKLGNQSSYFMKGTLKNLEEMEGLSDEDFPHRKQLHECLGSALGAMGPETFLNLLPLKIEADDLSDVNVWLFPILKQYTVGAQLSFFSETILGMISHMRQKSQKFEQEGRAVSSRNADALVYSLWSLLPSFCNYPVDTAESFKDLKQVLCRALCEECEIRGIICSALQIIIQQNKKTVEEIDDLTVTDTCIARQRAVSRYSQQFVANNLSALRTSAFDFLTVLSGILLDFPKRKKDGGGLQRIYACQDDGGCLQSIISEFASIADKEVVKRIFIRSMKKLLSVTQKAAKAGVSGNSSSMQIDDSSDAESLLLERARLFDLAVSLLPGLDVEHIGVLFSAVTPALKDGQGLIQKKAYKVLSVIIQRCDEFVSSSIEQLLQLMIDALPSCHFSAKRHRLDCLYFLVVHVSKTGNSEQRQHAILSAFLTEIILALKEANKKTRNRAYDVLVRIGHACGDEENGGNRENLLQFFNMVAGGLAGETPHMVSAAVKGLARLTYEFSDLVSTAYNKLLPSTFLLLQRRNREIIKACLGLLKVLVAKSQSEGLQMHLGSMVEGILKWQDDTKNHCKAKVKHLLDMLVRKCGFDAVKAVMPEEHMKLLTNIRKIKERKEKKSSDHSEDSRSHLSKATTSRSSRWNHTKIFSDFENEDTQDSDAEYMDTETFSGRQSKGSALLKSKASLRSRKLRKSGKSLPEDLDQLGDEPLDLLDKHKTRAALRSLQPLKRKQESDDEMEIDSDGKLIIREGGRPKKEKPHSDLDGRSEIGSYVSASSSRKTQKRQKTSDSGWAYTGKEYASKKAGGDLKKKDKLEPYAYWPLDRKMMSRRAEHRATARKGMASVVKMTKKLEGKSASSALSMKKMRFKTQKKGSKRKGR, from the exons ATGGAAGGTATCGAAGTCGATAATTTACCGGCAATGTCCACAACGGACGATTTTTGCGAATCAATTTTATCCCGCTTCTCAAATTCTCCACAAGAAGAGCATCAGCGCCTCTGTGCCGTCATCGGCGCCATGTCACAGGAGCTAAAAGACCAAAATCTCCCTTCCACCACTCCTCTCGCTTACTTCGGCGCCGCTTGCTCCTCCATCGACCGCCTACTCTCCTCCGCATCCTCCTCTCTTGACCCTCATGTCATTGATTCTTTCATCACAATTATCTCCCTCTCCCTCCCCAAAGTTTCCGTCCCGTTATTAAATAAGAAACGCGAATATTTATCTGATATCCTGATTCGGGTTATACAATTGAAGTCATTGACTATTAGTGCAATCGTTTCCGCTTTGAAATGTATCTCTCACATGTTAATAATTAAAGATACTGTGAACTGGAGTGACGTTTCCCAATTGTTTAATCTTTTGTTAGGGTTTATTTATGACTCGCGTCCGAAG GTTAGGAAGCAAGCAAACATATGCACACGAGATGTGTTGCAAAGCTTTCACGGAACTTCGTTACTAGCACCGGCAAGTGAAGTAATTACTAATACATTTGAAAGGTTTTTGCTTCTTGCCGGTGGATCATCATCAGAAAATGCTAATAATGAAACTGATCATGGGCGAGGTGGAGCTCAAGAGGTTCTTCATATACTTGATACTTTTAAAGAATGTCTTCCGCTTATGTCTACCAAGTGCAAGACTActattcttaaatattttaagaCTTTGCTCGAGTTGCGTCAGCCCGTTGTTACAAGGCGTATAACTGATGGATTAAATGTAATATGTTTGCACTCTAATTCTGATGTTAATGCTGAAGTGTTGCTTGAGATTTTGTGCTCCCTAGCTATGTTAATCTCGTCGAATGAGACATCTGTTGATAATATGAGCTTTACTGCCCGGTTATTAGATGTTGGGATGAGAAAAGTTTATAACTTGAATAGACAAATTTGTGTGGTTAAGCTACCTCTTGTTTTTAGCACACTTAAAG ATATTTTGGCCTCTGAACATGAGGAGGCTGCCTTTGCAGCAATGGAAGCCTTAAAGAGTTTGATAAATAATTGCATTGATGAAAGTTTGATTAAGCAGGGAATAGATCAGATTATGACTAACAAAAACATAGAACCCCGAAAGTCTGGACCAACAGTCATTGAAAAAGTGTGTGCAACTTTGGAGAGCTTACTTGACTATCATTTCAGTGCAGTCTGGGACCTTGTATTTCAAATTGTTTCAACAATGTTTGATAAATTAG GTAATCAGTCTTCATATTTTATGAAAGGAACTCTTAAGAACTTGGAAGAGATGGAGGGGTTGTCGGATGAAGATTTCCCGCATAGAAAACAG TTGCATGAATGCCTCGGATCTGCTCTTGGTGCAATGGGGCCTGAAACATTCTTGAACCTCCTACCTCTCAAAATAGAGGCTGATGACTTATCTGATGTTAATGTTTGGCTATTTCCTATCCTGAAGCAGTATACAGTTGGTGCCCAGTTAAGCTTCTTTTCGGAGACTATTTTGGGCATGATAAGTCATATGAGACAGAAATCCCAAAAG TTTGAACAAGAAGGACGAGCTGTATCTTCTAGAAACGCTGATGCTCTTGTATACTCTTTGTGGTCCTTGCTGCCTTCTTTCTGCAACTATCCGGTGGATACTGCAGAAAGCTTCAAGGATCTAAAGCAAGTTTTATGTCGTGCTCTTTGTGAAGAATGTGAAATTCGCGGAATTATATGCTCTGCTTTACAGATTATTATTCAACAAAACAAGAAAACTGTTGAAGAAATTGATGATCTGACTGTTACTGACACTTGTATTGCTAGACAACGGGCTGTATCACGCTATAGCCAACAGTTTGTAGCAAATAATTTGAGTGCATTAAGGACATCTGCTTTTGACTTTTTGACTGTTTTGTCAGGGATCCTCTTGGACTtcccaaaaagaaaaaaggatGGTGGTGGTTTGCAG CGTATCTATGCTTGCCAAGATGATGGTGGTTGTTTGCAG TCTATTATTAGCGAGTTTGCTTCGATAGCTGATAAGGAAGTAGTTAAGAGGATATTCATAAGATCAATGAAGAAGCTATTGAGTGTGACTCAAAAGGCTGCTAAAGCTGGAGTTTCTGGAAATTCTAGTTCTATGCAGATTGATGACTCATCAGATGCAGAGTCATTGTTACTAGAGAG GGCACGACTCTTTGATTTGGCTGTTTCCCTTCTGCCTGGCTTGGATGTTGAACATATTGGAGTTCTATTTAGTGCAGTAACACCTGCATTAAAG GATGGTCAGGGCCTGATCCAAAAGAAAGCATACAAAGTGCTTTCAGTCATTATCCag AGGTGTGATGAATTTGTTTCATCAAGCATTGAGCAACTGCTTCAACTAATGATAGATGCATTGCCTTCTTGCCATTTTTCTGCCAAACGACACAGACTTGACTGTTTGTACTTTCTAGTTGTCCATGTTTCCAAGACT GGAAATTCGGAGCAAAGGCAGCATGCAATTCTTAGTGCTTTTCTTACTGAAATAATTCTTGCCCTGAAAGAG GCTAATAAAAAGACAAGGAACAGAGCTTACGATGTGCTTGTTCGAATTGGCCATGCCTGTGGAGATGAAGAAAATGGAGGAAACAGGGAGAACCTGCTTCAATTTTTTAACatg GTAGCTGGAGGCTTGGCTGGAGAAACTCCTCATATGGTCAGTGCTGCAGTGAAAGGTTTAGCTCGTCTAACATATGAGTTTTCAGATCTTGTTTCTACTGCATACAACAAGTTGCTTCCATCCACATTTCTCCTCCTCCAGAGAAGGAACCGAGAAATCATCAAA GCTTGTTTAGGTTTGTTAAAGGTTTTGGTTGCCAAATCACAGTCTGAAGGGCTGCAAATGCACTTGGGAAGTATGGTGGAAGGCATACTAAAGTGGCAAGATGATACCAAAAACCATTGTAAAGCTAAG GTTAAGCATCTGCTAGATATGCTTGTGAGGAAATGTGGTTTTGATGCTGTGAAGGCGGTGATGCCTGAAGAACATATGAAACTTCTTACTAACATTAGAAAG ATAAAGGAGCGGAAAGAGAAAAAGTCATCAGATCACTCTGAGGATTCTAGATCTCATCTGTCAAAGGCAACTACATCCAG GTCAAGTAGATGGAACCATACCAAAATATTCTCCGATTTTGAAAATGAAGACACACAGGACAGTGATGCTGAATATATGGATACGGAGACTTTTTCAGGCCGACAAAGCAAGGGTTCCGCACTGCTCAAATCCAAAGCTTCATTGCG GTCAAGAAAATTGCGGAAGTCGGGAAAGAGTTTGCCGGAAGACTTGGACCAGTTAGGTGATGAGCCACTAGATTTGCTTGATAAGCACAAAACCAGGGCAGCTCTTCGATCATTGCAGCCCCTGAAACGGAAGCAAGAATCAGATGATGAGATGGAGATAGACTCTGATGGAAAATTGATAATTCGTGAGGGGGGAAGGCCCAAGAAAGAAAAACCTCACTCTGATTTAGATGGGAGGAGTGAAATTGGCAGTTATGTTTCTGCGAGCTCCTCGAGGAAAACCCAAAAGCGTCAAAAAACATCCGACTCTGGGTGGGCTTATACCGGGAAGGAATATGCCAGCAAGAAGGCCGGCGGTGATCTGAAAAAGAAGGACAAGCTGGAACCGTATGCTTATTGGCCCCTTGACCGCAAGATGATGAGTCGTAGGGCGGAGCATCGTGCAACTGCTAGGAAAGGTATGGCAAGTGTTGTGAAAATGACTAAGAAGCTTGAAGGCAAGAGCGCATCAAGTGCACTTTCAATGAAGAAAATGAGATTTAAGACTCAAAAGAAGGGCAGCAAGAGAAAAGGCCGGTGA
- the LOC126666692 gene encoding pectinesterase inhibitor 3, whose amino-acid sequence MHPLLAVLLLSLSLSSAAANDHHNAAAAPRDLVRSSCQHASYPNLCVRTLSSYSGPANSPRDLAQAAVKVSLGRASKVSEYLATVSGLKSKKERVALSDCVEQISDSVDELKNTLGELKHLRGETFRWQMSNAETWVSAALTNEDTCLDGFKDVESKVKIDVKRKITNVARVTSNALYMINRLGESRA is encoded by the coding sequence ATGCATCCTCTCCTCGCCGTCCTCCTCCTCTCTCTCTCACTCTCCTCCGCCGCCGCAAACGACCACCACAATGCAGCAGCAGCACCGCGAGATCTGGTCCGTTCATCATGTCAGCACGCAAGTTACCCTAACCTCTGTGTCCGCACGCTCTCCTCTTACTCAGGCCCAGCCAACTCCCCTCGCGACCTAGCCCAAGCCGCGGTCAAAGTAAGCCTGGGTCGTGCGAGTAAAGTCTCGGAGTACTTAGCCACAGTTTCCGGGCTAAAGTCGAAGAAAGAACGAGTTGCACTGAGTGACTGCGTGGAGCAGATATCGGACTCGGTGGACGAGTTGAAGAACACACTGGGCGAGTTGAAGCATTtgagaggggaaacgtttaggtGGCAGATGAGTAATGCAGAGACATGGGTGAGTGCTGCTTTGACTAATGAAGATACTTGTCTTGATGGGTTTAAAGATGTTGAAAGTAAAGTTAAAATTGatgttaaaagaaaaattactaATGTTGCTAGGGTTACTAGTAATGCTTTGTATATGATTAATCGTCTTGGTGAGTCTCGTGCTTAA